The following proteins are co-located in the Methanobacterium sp. genome:
- a CDS encoding pyridoxamine 5'-phosphate oxidase family protein, which produces MNEEDKKALQLFSGKIGFEIEDISNFNLDEVLKYALELKLIKDDLIPNAPSPKVKKTIENFLTTHNTCTLSTSYKNRVRSTPIEYLYINGFMYFLSEGGEKFSNIPLNKNISVAVYDDYTSMNSLAGMQITGSAYIIPEDTDEYYDVIKMKGLNENFIKNLQFNMNIIKIEINKIEFLYSKFKEMDFEPKQIYFFPKHL; this is translated from the coding sequence TTGAATGAAGAAGACAAAAAAGCACTCCAATTGTTCAGCGGAAAAATAGGGTTCGAAATAGAAGATATTAGTAATTTTAACCTGGATGAAGTTCTAAAATATGCCCTTGAACTTAAATTAATTAAAGATGACCTGATACCTAACGCACCGTCACCTAAAGTCAAAAAAACAATAGAAAATTTCTTAACAACCCATAATACCTGTACACTTTCCACTTCATACAAAAACAGGGTAAGGTCAACACCAATAGAATACCTCTACATCAACGGATTTATGTACTTTCTAAGTGAAGGGGGAGAAAAATTTTCCAATATCCCACTTAACAAAAATATCTCCGTAGCAGTTTATGACGATTATACCAGTATGAACAGCCTTGCAGGCATGCAGATAACCGGTTCTGCATATATCATTCCAGAGGATACAGATGAATATTACGATGTAATTAAAATGAAAGGTTTAAACGAGAATTTTATAAAAAATCTGCAGTTTAACATGAACATAATTAAAATAGAAATTAATAAGATCGAATTTTTATATTCCAAATTTAAAGAAATGGACTTTGAGCCAAAACAGATTTATTTTTTCCCTAAACATCTTTAA
- a CDS encoding alpha/beta fold hydrolase, whose translation MPEISGVKLNYIEKGEGCPLILIHGLSDDLRFWAPLIPQLSRNYRTVALDLRGHGSSGKPKGPYFIEQFSRDVYSLLNELNIRKAHFIGFSVGGAVVQDLAVNYPEMVSSIVLMSSFSFVDSKLNETFLKLRESLIGGGFAAFFDEILPLVLIPKLINENKAELEQIKEEKVKTESVESLINTVDACMEFDVKDKISVISKPALIISGKEDVLIPDELAGQTHRIIDGSKRVILENTGHNVLIPENLQFLLELILKFLKDV comes from the coding sequence ATGCCAGAAATCAGCGGTGTTAAACTTAACTACATTGAAAAAGGTGAGGGGTGCCCTTTAATTTTAATCCACGGTTTATCTGATGATTTGAGGTTTTGGGCTCCTTTAATCCCTCAATTATCAAGAAATTACAGGACAGTAGCTTTAGATCTTAGAGGGCATGGTAGTTCCGGCAAACCAAAGGGCCCTTATTTCATTGAACAGTTCAGTAGGGATGTATATTCTCTTCTCAATGAGTTAAACATAAGAAAGGCCCACTTCATAGGTTTTTCTGTGGGAGGGGCTGTAGTCCAGGATTTGGCAGTTAATTACCCTGAAATGGTTTCATCAATAGTTTTGATGTCCAGTTTCAGTTTTGTTGATTCTAAATTAAATGAAACTTTCCTGAAGCTCAGGGAGTCTCTGATTGGAGGGGGATTTGCGGCATTTTTTGACGAGATATTGCCTTTAGTTTTAATTCCCAAATTAATTAATGAGAATAAGGCAGAACTTGAGCAGATTAAGGAAGAAAAAGTTAAAACAGAGTCTGTAGAATCGCTGATCAATACTGTTGATGCGTGTATGGAATTTGATGTTAAAGACAAAATATCGGTGATCTCAAAACCAGCTTTAATAATTTCTGGAAAAGAAGATGTTTTAATTCCAGATGAACTTGCAGGGCAGACTCATAGAATTATAGATGGATCAAAACGTGTAATACTTGAAAATACGGGACATAATGTTCTTATCCCTGAAAATTTACAGTTTCTGCTGGAATTAATTTTAAAATTCCTTAAAGATGTTTAG